The window GAGAGCtgagcaaaggagaaagaaacaagaacatcTTCTTCTCCCCACTAAGTCTCTCAGCTGCCTTTGGGATGGTTGTCCTTGGAGCCAGGGGCAACACACTCGAACAGATTGAGAAGGTGGGTTTCCTTTGCTCTGAAAAGGGGATGCTGGCAAGATATGAGCCAAGAGGCCAATGGTACCATCTGATACAGTTCCTAAGCATCCAAGGGAGTGATGCACACAGTGGGCCCTCTAAAAATAGCCGCTCCTATGCTATTTCTAACACCAAACCTTTTCAGACTAAACATTATTACAATAATTGATCATGAAATGTATATATCAGTGCTAAAGAAAGTGTTTTGGAGGTATCTCTCCACTCGCTAGAGCTCAAAAATGGTGGTTCCCTTTCACACAGTCTTCTCTCTTCCCTGGATACCCAAAGTCTTCTTTCTTAAGAAGAAGAATTTCAAAGATTTAATGAACTCGCTCTCTACAAACCTTCATGTTTACTCGCAAGGACAAATGGGACTTACTGTGCCTAGCTGTGTTTTGGGGTAGGCTTGCAACACTGGTTAAGCTTTGAGGTACTGTCACTCCGTTGTTTTCACCCAGTATTTACATTTCAGgtgtttcatttcagtgaagTTTTGAGAAGTACAAGCCAAGGAAACACATGCCCTTCTGAGAAGGTAAGACACAGTTGCGGCTCTGAGATGAAGCCATAGGTGCAGGCTTGTCAGCCCTTTTACTTGCAAACAATCACTTAATCAGAAAGCTCAGCAGGGCTGAGCACACTCAGTCTAGATCTGCAGACCTGCTTATTACCTCTTTATCAGCCTCTTGAGATCGCACATTCCAACAGCTAAGCCTTCTCATTACAGGTTTCTAACCAAACCAGCAGTACCAATCTAAAACGTGGTAACTTTTGTTAACCTGCAAAGGTTTGTCTCCAGGGCATGCCAAAGGCACCTAGGAACTTACTCCTCCAAGGCTCTAATCCAGTAGACTTTTGGACTAGTGTGGCCCTGAAGGGGAATTGTTTTGTCATTCTGTACATCTGGTGCAGGGGTACCTGGACGTTGTGTCCTGACGCATTTAATCCAATGCCTGTATCATCTGGGTGGAGTCAGGCTTCTCATACAGGGAGAGCTGCAATTCACCCTCAGGTCCAGTTTTGCATAGTGAAAGCTCAAGCCTACCATGAAACTTCTGTCTTCATATTTGAAGTGTGAAGAAGATGGAGGAGTCCATTCCCAGTTTCAGGCTCTGTTGGCTGCAGTGAGTGAacccagaccaggctgctctcTCACCATTGCCAACAGGCTCTTTGGAGAAATTACTTACCCATTCTTCCAGGTAAGTGGCCATGGTGTCCATTTTGACAGCTCCTGGGAGTTACAAGCTCTGCAGGATTTCTTCAATCATAAAgtacaaagggaaaagaaacacaaggtATCCTTGACATGCACAACTGGTGTCTAACAGAGCTGATACTTGCTGTGTCATTTCTATCCAAGTAGCAAAGGTCTGTGACCAAAAGCagacctttttcttcccttagtGTCTAATCTGTTTCTAATAAGATGATTTTATTCACTCTTCCACCTTCCCTTCAGAGTCTATGTGAATATGGGACTCtgattcctgctgctttttcaaacAAGGCTTAGAAGAAAGACTTTAAGATATTTGTCAACTAGCCTCAGCACCATTTCAGAACATTCCTGACAACCCAGGCAGTGCAAGTGCATACAGAtaattttcttaagaaaacaggCTTAAGGTATTTATAAGAGTATTGCTAGAAACAGGGCTGTTTTATCTTTGCAACCGCCTTTCTCTTTGCAAGTCCAGATTTCATCTGGCATCCAAAACTTTGCACTCTGGGTAAAGAGAAattttcagagacagaaaaaggtGACCAGCAATTTAAAAGTTTTGTACTTAATAGAAGTGTTATGTTTTACTATGCATATATCTACACAGAATAGTATATATATGCAAACATGTATATATCTCATTGTGTTATTATCAATACCAGGTATTTGTTCAAAATAAGGTAACCTTCATTTGGTAGTTGGGGGAATACAGGCAGTATAAAAATGATACGTAAGCTTAAAGAAAGGTACTAGGTTTTGAtagatatcttttttttttccatgttgaaacatttctgctgcttaggacagctggaaaatacagaaaagtggATCTGCAAGAATtagttttaataaataatatctCTCTATAAACTGAATGCTTGAGTTATTTCAATGAATTTATTATATATGCCTGTTTTACCCGTTTTCTTCTTGCTGATGTACTACATGGAATTGTTCTGAAGTCATGAAATGATCTATCTTATAAAAGTCATCATGTTGTGATAAACTTATGTTATTTGTACTTTCCAGCAATACTTGGATTCCACAAAGAAATTCTACCAATCAGAACTGGAACCAGTCAATTTTAAATACACTGAAGAAGAAGCCACAGATAAAATTAACTTTTGGGtggaaaatgagacaaaagGTGAAGAAGAATATGTGTGGGTTGTTTGGCTTACAATCAAACCAGTAGCAATATTATGACTAAATTTCAGTTTCCACCTATTTTTCCAACAGTAGATTTTTGctaaataggaaataaaagtaGGAAGAAGCACAAAAACGCCCTGAGTTCCTGGCTTCAAAAGCTATACATAAAAGTTTTGTTATTTGTCTGACAGCATTATACTACTTTCCAgatttacagaaataattagCAAGTCTAGTGCATCTGATTGCCTGAACAAAACAATAATACTtcttaattcattattttaaaaggtaaaatcaAAGACCTATTTTCTGCTGGGTTTATCGATCCCTCTACTGTACTTGTCCTGGTCAGTgctatatattttaaaggaaagtgGGCAGTCGAATTTAAGAAAGAAGACACTAAGGAAACATATTTCCATCTGAACAAGGTACAGTATATGCAGGAACTGAGACAGCTGGGGGATGGAAATCAGATGACTGTCTCCTGCAACAACAGAGGGGAGCCATCCTGCTCTTGGTTATCTCAAGACAAACCCTGGTCTTCAGCTAGAACAATAGAAAGCTACATCTTCTCTCCAGTTTTATAACCAGATATGTAACTTTCTATCAATTCACATCAGAAGTGGGTCTCATGCAGCTGAGAACCTAGTCAAAGTCACTGAGCACATACATTAGCTTGGGGATTTTGCAACTAAGGATGCATCAGCTTCCTCATTTGACATGATAGAATAAAGAAAGATgtttcatagcagccttccagtatttgaagggggcctacagggttgctggtgggggactcttcattagggactgtagtgacaggacaagggataacaggttcaaacttaaacagcagaggtttagattggatataaggaagaaattctttactgttagggtggtgaggcactgaaatgggttgcccagggaggttgtgaatgctccatccctggcagtgttcaagaccaggctggatgaagccttcagtgacatggtttagtgtgaggtgtccctgcccatggcaggggggtggaactagatgatcttaagttcctttccaaccctaactattctatgattatatgattctaagGGAGTTGTGAGTAAAGTAATCTGGCACCAGTAGAAATGGAAAAGTAGGTTTTATGCCCAAAAATGGATAACTTCCTTGGAGCTACAGTTAAAAGAGAGGAACTTGTCAATGCTACAAGTGCATGAAACCCATGACCAGTATAAATAATGTTTCTGGACTAAACTCTTATCTCAATACTGAAACCAATTAAACCCAGGGtgataatttctgtattttctcttagTATGTTTCATATGTTCCAGAATGAGAGGAAGACAGTGCAGATGATGTTTCAAGAAGGTTATTTTAACATGGCCATCATACAGGAACTCAAAACGAAAGTGATAGAGCTCTTATATTTTGACAGTGAAATGAGCATGTTCATTCTTCTTCCTGAAGTCTGTGAGGATTTTACTGGTCTGGAACAGGTAatacttccttttctctttagtAGCATACATAATGGGCTGCAAACAGAGCAATACTTTAACATTTTTTCCAGTGTGGTCAAAAGATAAGAATGAAAACCTGAaccttattattttttctttctgttcattaTGGTCAATACCACCTTGCAGCTTGAACACAACCTGACATATGAAAAACTAGCAGAATGGACCAGCCCAGATAGGATGGAGCCGCTGAAAGTGAAGGTGTACCTGCCTCAGTTCAAGATGGAGGAAAGTTATGTTCTCAACAAAATTCTCCAGGAGATGGGAGCGATTAATGTTTTTGACTGGGGAAAAGCTGATTTGTCCGGAATTTCTAGGAAAGATGGTTTGGTTGTGTCCAAGGTCATCCAGAAGTCATTTGTGGAAGTCAATGAAGAGGGCACTGAAGCAGCTGGTGCCATGGGGCTTGTTGCAGTGCCTCTGTGTCTCCCAGTTACTTACGAGTTCAAAGCTGACCATCcattcctcttcttcatcaGACACAATGAAACCAATACCATTCTCTTCTTTGGAAGGTATTCCTCTCCTTAAGTGgagtttattttgaaaattagaTCTTTCTCCCCACTAAGATCCCCACTGGCAAGACGAACACATTTTTCACTAGGCTTTATCCTGAAGTGTTATCTTCAGGTGTGTTTTAATTTTAGGAGGCCTCATTAAAATGACATCTACCCTGAAATACGCTATGTGATACTTGCCAAAAAGCTGTAGGCCTCTGAAGACATCTGCATATAAAATCTTGTTTTGAGTATGTAACACTTAATACTTAATGTAGTATGTCTCCAACAAACCCATGATTTTAGTGCCCTAAAGATGAGGGATACATTCTCCCACATGAAGGAGACAGGAGGGTAAGGATCTGCATTAAAATTATAAACTTGGGTCCTCAGTCTCTTTTAGATTTACCTACCCATGCTTGCTATAGGTTCCAAGGGAAATGCCACATTGTATCAGAGTAAAAAAGTATTCCTGTGGAACACCTCCTTTAAATATTGATTGGGGGTAATGGTTCAGGATGGAACTCTCAGTATTTGTactcagaaagcagagaaagtgAAAGATTTTTCTGGTGTAATTTTGCTCGTTCTCAAGCAGGGCAGACccattgcttatttttttcctgctggaaaCCCTGTATGTGCTAGGAAATTCACCAACTTCTTCATAAACTTCCACGGAATGAAAACAGGGTTTCAGAGCAATGGAACACCTTTTGTGACAAGGCCTACTCTGCAATGGCTGGGAATTGGACACTTGCTTACATAAAACTTTAAGCAGTCATCAGCCATTCCCACTTCTAAGAACCAGCTCTCTTTGTGCCCCAGGTACCATGAGACACTTGTTCCATCtatttttcatcaaaaatagtaaaaaaaatctatagCAGTGGTATTTAGATGGCAGCCCATATTTGTTCCATTTATAACACTAAAAGCACTGAAAACTATACTATTGTGCAGTATTAAGTAGGTGGAGGAATAGTCTAATCTAGCAAGTAAAAATAAGGGTAATATTTTGATAATGGTGACACTGAAGTCGAACTCCTATTTTGAAATACCTATTATGCTAAGTCTAAGCACTGGACAACTTGACATTAGGATAGGTAAACCCTGACCCTTACTTACTGCTTCTATCTTGCATTTGATTTTACTAGGAAATTAAGAGTGCAGTTTTAGGACATGGCTGAGCCAGCCTAATGCCACTGAGGAAGAGGATGCTGCTCCCCTTATCTTCTTCCTTTCATGTGGTTCTGTTCCCTCCCCTACACCACCACTATTGCTTGCCTTACAGGCCGATGAACTCTGGGACATAAACCGAGAGGAACATTTTTGGTAAAGTGGATTTCCTTGCTGATGACCTAGTTCCCTAAACCACCTCCTGGATGTTGTGGAGTGGGTGGTGGGAAGGCATAGCAAGAAGTTACAGAGAAGAGAGCAGCCTGCACAGTTTGGCAGTAGGCAGTGTCCAAAACCACAGatacatgaaaaatacttggttttaaaggaaaaaatattccacCTCTGGTGACActctctctttttcctgttgtttgctGATGGGAAGAAAGTAAGCACTGTGAGCATACTAGTGCTATTTCAGAACTGCATATTCAAAGGGCTCTTTTAAATGCTGAGGTCTGCAGGAAAAATCACAGTGAATTAGAGTATTCAACACAAATGCAGTTGTTAAGTAAAGCAGACTCATGATAGTCTGTGGAATTGTCTCAGATTGCTGCGTGGCAGGGCTCCAAGTGTTGTAGTGAATGGGGCTACATCCGGCAACTGTGGTCAtcagtggtgttcctcagggatcaatTCTAGGTCTATTTCTATTCAATCTTCTTATCGATGATCTGGATACAGGAGTTGAATGTATCATTGGCAAGTCTGCAGATGATGTTAAGCTGAGAGGTGCTGTTGGCTCTCTTGACAGACCAGAGGTCTTGCAGAGGGATCTCAACAGACTGGAGTGTTGGGCAATCATCAATGGTATGAAACCAAACAAGAGCAGACACTGAATTGTGCACGCAGGATGGAGGAGTGCCAGCCACAAAAGTGCAAACTGGgagagaggcagctggagagcagccctgcagaaagggatctgAAGGTGCTGGCAGGCAGTGGGCTCAGggtgagccagcaatgtgccctggcagccaagagGGCAAACtgcatcctggggtgcatccCAACCAGCACAACCTGCCACTTAGAAGAGGTGAACTTCCTGCTGCAATCTGCACCGCTGCAGGCTCACCTTGAGTACCGGGTGCAGTTCTTGGCCCCCTTGTTTAAGAGACAGACAAAAGAGGGAGCATTCAGAGAACAAAATTACAGTTATAAATACAATACACAAAGGTTGTAACTGCTTTATAGACTGAGAGTGATtagctggaaaagaagggaTCACCACCATTTAAGAAGAGCATGAAGGTTCTAGAAtgcatccagaggagggcagcaaagctggtgacaGGGCTGGAAGGCCTGTGCTGTGAGGAGCGGCTGAGGACACTGGGTTTGTctgctttggagaaaaggagggtgAGAGATGACCTCGTTGCCCTCTATAGCTCTCCTCAAGGAGGGGAAATGGAGAGAGAGGTGCTGATTTCTTCTCCTTGGCATCCAGTGATTGGATGTAAGGGAATGGTTCAGAGCTGTGCCCAGGGAGGTTTAGGGTGaacattaggaaacatttctttaccTAGAGGGTGGCCTAAACCTGGAagaggcttcctagagaggtgacCAATGCCCTCTGCCCATCAGTGTTgcagaggcatttggacaacaGCCTTACTaatatgctttaacttttggccAGCTCCAAAGTGGTCGAgcagctggacttgatgatcacTGTAGGTCTCTGCcaacttccatttttttttctccttagtgcCTTCTTTCCCAAACAGAACATGCTGAGGAAATACTGgatgccatttcttcccagccctgcactaGTGCAAGGGATTGAATGGGTAATTGTGTCCCGCCACAGGCATGGGCTCTGTCACTCTGTGGGAAGGAGGCCTCTGCCTTCTGATGGGGGTGAGAGATGGCCATTGTCTCTGGATGATTTGAGCATCTGAACAGGTTTGCAAAAAACACGTGTGAACTGGTTTCTGAAACTCTGCTGTGTTCATCCAGTTTCTTTGGGCTTCCACAGGATAGCAAAAGACCACGTCTGTGACAACAGGGAGGCTCAAAGATCAAGCCCTCAGCCTGAAGCAGGATGTGCTTCTGAACTAAATGGTTACAAATCCTGTTTACGTGGGCAATACCTTCTCATGTCCTTGTGATTCCCCCCACTCCCAACCCTACTCCTCCCCCTGATATTAGTGTCTAAAAATGCCTGAGttgtttcttttggagaaaaagaacaaaacacaagagcctgggaacagcagcgCTCCATCAGGAGTCCATCTGGCCCAATGCAATCTCTTCAGTGGCACCCCACATGTGTTCACAAGAGAGTACATGAGGAGTGCAGGTCTGCTTGTGTCAGGGTCCAGAGGGTGTTCACAGGCCACAATGCCTCGGACTGGCCCCCCTTTGGACCTGCACTACAGATACCCCCTCAAGCCTACTTCAGAGCTTGTCCTGAAGAACTATGTGGATGACATAGCATAACTGTTCTGTTCCGTTCtgttccattccctgcactcacGAGGAGTTGTACAAGGATGTGACcattatttacctgaaatgctAAGGGGTTTTCAACACCAGAaacactttcaaagacacaaatcagACACAAATGAGGTTACAGGTGGGAtgagtattttatttataaatcaagatttttttatttatctctGTTGAGTTAATTTCAGTCTAGTTTAGCTTAGATCTTATTTCCTCTTCCTGAATCTGTCAGAGCTGGTGCTCACAAGCCTGAAGCTGATGCACATGCGtagccagcagcaggctgacACATCCTTCAGTTTATGTGGAAAAAGGCCTCCCTTGCAGCGTGTCGTGgttatgttatgccttagctattatgccttagctattaaaccgttcttatctcaatccgtgggggctacattctttggattctccttcctaactctccgggagttgggggacttgatttaaaccacgacacagcGTGAGAGAGGAAAACTGGGGCAGGAGTGGTGCCGTGGTGGGGCGAGAGCAGTGGAAGAACCCAGCCAGAAAGGGCCAGGGCAGACCTGACTCGGGGTGGttctcagtgctacagaggacagcagcaagtccagGGGCCACGCAGcggccaccctgggagtgctgAAGGCTGCCGCCCCCCGGATGTGGGGCAcaagggccagctgcgtggagcatgagccgctgcctttgggccaCAGTGACCCAAAGGAGCCCTGTGAATGGGCTGTGCTCGGCTGTGGAGGAGGCAAAAAACCctggggacacttgctagtccagcCTGGGGgcaaaaaagccttcccccccccaagctgcaggacacgagcGGCCACCTTCGTGgtgcatgagcaccaggccataacccagagcaccaggaccagaggagccctggcAAGTGGTcgtgctcagtgctcagaggaaggcaaaaaaccccggggccagtgccaatctgccccgggggaaaattccttcctgaccccagcactggtgATCGATtggctactccctgagcacgcagcaagaccggctcctggtccacagACTGGTTATGCCAACAAGGGGACACTGGccctgccttttctgcctccacctggagccatctcaggggcttcccacaacagcaaaatgctgctggcctcaTCTAGCCTGGGAGCAAGAACCCTTCCAGTGCCTGGCACTGCAGCTCCAAACCACTGCTGGAGGTCACTGGCCTTATACTGCCCAGGGCATCGTGATGCTGTCTTGGTGCATGCTGGCACTATGACACACAGGTGATGGGGgctccacagccctgcccagtgcagccctgctgctgctgcccctttgcCCAGCGTTCCTTGGAGAAACATCTTTGGGGTCTGGCCTTAGGGAAGTGACTGTGCCCAGGACACCCAGggggatgtccctgcccatggcagccaCATGCTGGGCACCGCTGCTGGGTGGCCCTGGAAATTAATCCCTGTGGTCAGACTGTATCAATAAAGTTCTTTATATCCTGCACAGTCATTTGAGTGTGGCGATCCGAGTAGTGAAATATATACAAATCTGGGATTATTTTGTCCACTCATATGTCCTTTACATAAGTGAGATTTGTTTCTTTACTGCTCATTTAATCTATTATTCAATAAAGGCTAATATGTGTTTTTCAATTGAATTATATTTGCTATTGTGCATTATGATTGTGTAACAGACCTTGAATGTCCTGGCAGACATATTCTGTAGTTTATTCACCTGCCGTAGTAAAAAAGTAGGTTTGGAAGATCTATGAGAATGGCCTGTGCAGGTGCCATGGACTTGTTGGCATGACATGctaagaatgaaaaattaaaagcttacCCTCAATCATTCTTTAAATCCTACTGGCTTGTTAAAACCGTTTCTGAATATTTGAATACTCTGGGGTCCAACTTAAAGCCCATAAAACACATAATTCGTTAGTTTCTCAAATCTCTCCTTCTGCCATGCCTACCGTCAGACCTCTAACTCATCTCAATACTGCTGTactgaatattttcttcaaaatgaacTCGTAGCAAGACGTGTTTTCTTCTCAGAgcccttcttccctcctccacaTGTATGCCATAGACCGTATAGTTTGACCTCAGGTAAAAAACTTTGGCCTTACTTAATTA of the Melopsittacus undulatus isolate bMelUnd1 chromosome 1, bMelUnd1.mat.Z, whole genome shotgun sequence genome contains:
- the LOC101868830 gene encoding serpin B4-like isoform X2 yields the protein MCSLSAANAKFCLYLFRELSKGERNKNIFFSPLSLSAAFGMVVLGARGNTLEQIEKVFHFSEVLRSTSQGNTCPSEKCEEDGGVHSQFQALLAAVSEPRPGCSLTIANRLFGEITYPFFQQYLDSTKKFYQSELEPVNFKYTEEEATDKINFWVENETKGKIKDLFSAGFIDPSTVLVLVSAIYFKGKWAVEFKKEDTKETYFHLNKNERKTVQMMFQEGYFNMAIIQELKTKVIELLYFDSEMSMFILLPEVCEDFTGLEQLEHNLTYEKLAEWTSPDRMEPLKVKVYLPQFKMEESYVLNKILQEMGAINVFDWGKADLSGISRKDGLVVSKVIQKSFVEVNEEGTEAAGAMGLVAVPLCLPVTYEFKADHPFLFFIRHNETNTILFFGRKLRVQF
- the LOC101868830 gene encoding leukocyte elastase inhibitor A-like isoform X4 — translated: MCSLSAANAKFCLYLFRELSKGERNKNIFFSPLSLSAAFGMVVLGARGNTLEQIEKVFHFSEVLRSTSQGNTCPSEKCEEDGGVHSQFQALLAAVSEPRPGCSLTIANRLFGEITYPFFQQYLDSTKKFYQSELEPVNFKYTEEEATDKINFWVENETKGKIKDLFSAGFIDPSTVLVLVSAIYFKGKWAVEFKKEDTKETYFHLNKNERKTVQMMFQEGYFNMAIIQELKTKVIELLYFDSEMSMFILLPEVCEDFTGLEQLEHNLTYEKLAEWTSPDRMEPLKVKVYLPQFKMEESYVLNKILQEMGAINVFDWGKADLSGISRKDGLVVSKVIQKSFVEVNEEGTEAAGAMGLVAVPLCLPVTYEFKADHPFLFFIRHNETNTILFFGRTC
- the LOC101868830 gene encoding serpin B4-like isoform X1; translation: MCSLSAANAKFCLYLFRELSKGERNKNIFFSPLSLSAAFGMVVLGARGNTLEQIEKVFHFSEVLRSTSQGNTCPSEKCEEDGGVHSQFQALLAAVSEPRPGCSLTIANRLFGEITYPFFQQYLDSTKKFYQSELEPVNFKYTEEEATDKINFWVENETKGKIKDLFSAGFIDPSTVLVLVSAIYFKGKWAVEFKKEDTKETYFHLNKNERKTVQMMFQEGYFNMAIIQELKTKVIELLYFDSEMSMFILLPEVCEDFTGLEQLEHNLTYEKLAEWTSPDRMEPLKVKVYLPQFKMEESYVLNKILQEMGAINVFDWGKADLSGISRKDGLVVSKVIQKSFVEVNEEGTEAAGAMGLVAVPLCLPVTYEFKADHPFLFFIRHNETNTILFFGRPEVLQRDLNRLECWAIINGMKPNKSRH
- the LOC101868830 gene encoding serpin B4-like isoform X3, encoding MCSLSAANAKFCLYLFRELSKGERNKNIFFSPLSLSAAFGMVVLGARGNTLEQIEKVFHFSEVLRSTSQGNTCPSEKCEEDGGVHSQFQALLAAVSEPRPGCSLTIANRLFGEITYPFFQQYLDSTKKFYQSELEPVNFKYTEEEATDKINFWVENETKGKIKDLFSAGFIDPSTVLVLVSAIYFKGKWAVEFKKEDTKETYFHLNKNERKTVQMMFQEGYFNMAIIQELKTKVIELLYFDSEMSMFILLPEVCEDFTGLEQLEHNLTYEKLAEWTSPDRMEPLKVKVYLPQFKMEESYVLNKILQEMGAINVFDWGKADLSGISRKDGLVVSKVIQKSFVEVNEEGTEAAGAMGLVAVPLCLPVTYEFKADHPFLFFIRHNETNTILFFGRYSSP